A stretch of the Rosa rugosa chromosome 5, drRosRugo1.1, whole genome shotgun sequence genome encodes the following:
- the LOC133709191 gene encoding uncharacterized protein LOC133709191 — protein MAGEIPAKKLILCGGDDDGDDDKYYEDTRSECSLSLDRLTLEPRRKKLLVFDLNGLLVYRVYRSNKPEFPSDRTPDGRFGNHLVFKRPFAEEFVQFCLERFEIGIWSSALEKNVDAVLDCMMANQRNRLLFVWGQSQCTDSGFKSLEKRMKPLFFKELKKVWYHFGGKYSECDTLLIDDQPYKALLNPAHTGIFLESYNPDNASDNLLDPNGQLGVYLDGLAAATNAQVYVKENPIGVAAISSDHPDWNFYSEVLRGIKGESEEKITPQQQES, from the coding sequence ATGGCTGGAGAAATTCCTGCGAAGAAGCTTATCTTgtgtggtggtgatgatgatggtgatgatgacaAATATTACGAAGACACGAGAAGTGAATGTAGCCTTTCACTAGATCGGCTGACTTTAGAACCCAGAAGAAAGAAGCTTCTTGTTTTTGATCTGAATGGGTTACTAGTCTACAGGGTTTATCGTTCCAACAAGCCTGAATTTCCAAGTGATCGTACACCGGATGGGAGATTTGGAAACCATCTAGTTTTCAAAAGACCTTTTGCTGAGGAGTTTGTGCAATTCTGCCTTGAAAGATTCGAGATCGGAATATGGTCTTCTGCCCTAGAGAAAAATGTTGATGCCGTCTTAGATTGTATGATGGCAAATCAGAGAAATAGACTATTATTTGTGTGGGGTCAATCTCAATGTACAGATTCTGGGTTCAAGTCCTTGGAGAAAAGAATGAAGCCTCTATTTTTCAAAGAACTGAAGAAAGTGTGGTATCATTTCGGCGGAAAGTATTCTGAATGTGATACTTTGTTGATTGATGATCAACCATACAAGGCCCTACTCAATCCTGCACACACAGGCATTTTTCTGGAATCCTACAATCCTGACAATGCTAGTGATAATTTATTGGATCCAAATGGACAGCTAGGGGTGTATTTGGATGGCCTTGCGGCTGCGACTAATGCTCAGGTTTATGTAAAGGAGAACCCTATTGGAGTGGCTGCAATATCATCAGATCATCCTGATTGGAATTTCTACTCTGAAGTCCTTCGAGGGATTAAGGGAGAAAGTGAGGAAAAGATTACGCCTCAGCAACAAGAGTCTTGA
- the LOC133709193 gene encoding proline-rich receptor-like protein kinase PERK9, protein MADSNTHLDFAVNNHFSMLRLDSSSKPHSSAALKRPSPPASSHQPNPKKEKLSPPPPLFPGFSKITPLPPLPKSHSGLARTRPRNPLLRRCISDPFTPPRLDSLSAPPVPDSILSPENDVTAITSPPSVISTRPPPRPTLHRTVSDPTSSPAPKSASRTSSSSGDGDDDTPNTKRRLKRIKDRFREMTLWFEQVMLEDEDDDEEKVPEIQQEQEEEEQIINTEPTDDHVQGLENTAVTKEDCDQKRFEESVSVEKVGECIVIHFSCHCGVPYQFLLAGGNCYYKLM, encoded by the exons ATGGCAGACTCAAACACCCACCTCGACTTCGCCGTCAACAACCACTTCTCCATGCTCCGCCTCGATTCCTCCTCCAAACCCCATTCCTCCGCCGCCTTGAAACGCCCCTCTCCGCCTGCTTCCTCCCACCAACCCAACCCCAAGAAAGAGAagctctctcctcctcctcccctcttCCCCGGCTTTTCCAAAATTACCCCTCTCCCTCCTCTCCCCAAATCCCACTCGGGTCTTGCCCGAACCCGACCCCGCAACCCGCTCCTCCGCCGCTGCATCTCCGACCCCTTCACCCCTCCTCGCCTTGATTCTCTCTCCGCTCCTCCCGTCCCCGATTCCATCCTCTCTCCCGAGAACGACGTCACTGCCATCACTTCCCCGCCGTCCGTGATCTCCACGCGTCCGCCACCCCGCCCCACGCTCCACCGCACAGTCTCCGACCCCACCTCTTCCCCCGCCCCCAAATCCGCCTCCCGCACTTCCTCCAGCTCCGGCGACGGCGACGACGATACCCCCAACACTAAG AGGAGGCTTAAGAGGATCAAAGATCGGTTCAGAGAGATGACGCTCTGGTTTGAACAAGTCAtgcttgaagatgaagatgatgatgaggaaAAAGTACCAGAAAttcaacaagaacaagaagaagaggaacagATTATCAATACTGAACCCACTGATGACCATGTCCAAGGTCTTGAAAACACTGCAGTCACTAAG GAGGATTGTGATCAAAAGAGGTTTGAGGAATCGGTGAGTGTGGAGAAGGTTGGGGAGTGCATTGTGATCCATTTCAGCTGCCACTGTGGGGTTCCCTATCAGTTTCTTCTTGCTGGAGGTAACTGCTACTACAAGCTCATGTAG